TATCGGGATGGGGTTGTATCGGTAAGACGCTTAAAATTCCAATTAAAAACACCCAGATTTGAAAAACCTACCTCATATGAAATAGCAATTATTTTTTTATTATTGTCTGTCTCCAAAATATGCTTTGCTTCCGTTACTCTTCTATTAGCTATGAATTCTTTAAATCCTAATCCGGTAAATTTTTTAAACAAATGACTTACACGATGATGAGAATATCCCACATGCTTTGATACATCAGAAAGTGTGATATGTTCCTTGAAGTGTTTGTCGATATAATCCAATACTTCGTCAATTATTGGATTATGCTCTTCACTAGAACTAATATTCTTCTTCTTATTAGACATACTTCTTTTTATTAGTTCTAAAAATGTTATAAGTAAAGATTTTATTACCTCTCGATAATTATCTCTCTTTCTTTCCCACTCTTTATCAAGCATATGTAATATTAACTCCATATCAGATGCTTCTTTCTCGCTTAAACATATATGATGCGGAAAATTTTCATGACAATTAAGAATACTTTTTATAAAAGGTTGAAGTGAAAGATAATCTTTAAATAAGGAGTTAGTAAAATATAGGGTAGTTTTAGTTATTTGAGATGGATTTTCCCCTTTTATATAGGCATGGATATCTTGTCCATGGATAATTAATAGTGATTTATTTTTAAAAGCATATGACTTGTCTTTAATGAAGTAGTAACCATTACCAGAACGAATATAATGGAACTCCAGAATAAAGGGATGAAAATGATAATACTTAGCTCCTACAGCAGGATTAATTGCATTAACTATAAAGAAAGGAAAATCTTTTACCAAAAATGGGAAATAATACATATCCTTTACAGTTTTCTTTACAGGTGAATGTTTATTCATATAAATTTTTTTTAAACTTCATTACCTGCTATTTCTACTATTTAAATTTATAACATACTTTTACTATGTTGTCAAGGTTTTTTTGTTAGGGGTGATGTTAGGATTTTATTACTACATAAGACGGTTTGTTAAAAGCAGCTCTTTATCAGTGAAAATTTGGATTGGAGGACCTTCAGTAATTTTACTACCTCTATTAACTATGACTACTCTATTACAGATTTCTTTTACCATTTCCATATCATGCCCGGCAATAATTTTTGTATGATTAAAATTTTTAATTAGTTTTACAAATTCACGGCGGGTAGCGGGGTCAAGATTACTTGTCGGTTCATCTAAAACTAAAATATCCGGGTTTATTATTAGAACCGATGCTATTGCGACCCTTTTCTTTTCACCGAAACTTAAATGATGTGAAATTCTGCTTTCATAACCGGATAATCCTACTGAATTTAAACAATTAATTACTCCTTTCTTAATTTCCATCTCTGAAACCCCAAGATTCTGGGGACCAAACGCAACATCATCAAAAACAGTCGGCATAAACAGCTGGTCATCAGGATTCTGAAAAACAAGTCCGACTCTACGTCTAATTTCCCGAATGTTTTTCTTATTTATTGGAATACCAAATATTTCAATTTTTGAATTGTCACCTAAAATACCGTTTAAATGCAGAAGTAAAGTTGTTTTACCGGCACCATTAGGACCTATTATCCCTACTGTTTCACCTTCAAAAACATCAAGTGAAAAATCACTTATTGATTTTCTACCGTCAGGATATGAAAAATTAAGATTTTTTATTTCTATCGCTTTTTGCATATAA
This Elusimicrobiota bacterium DNA region includes the following protein-coding sequences:
- a CDS encoding ABC transporter ATP-binding protein yields the protein MQKAIEIKNLNFSYPDGRKSISDFSLDVFEGETVGIIGPNGAGKTTLLLHLNGILGDNSKIEIFGIPINKKNIREIRRRVGLVFQNPDDQLFMPTVFDDVAFGPQNLGVSEMEIKKGVINCLNSVGLSGYESRISHHLSFGEKKRVAIASVLIINPDILVLDEPTSNLDPATRREFVKLIKNFNHTKIIAGHDMEMVKEICNRVVIVNRGSKITEGPPIQIFTDKELLLTNRLM
- a CDS encoding AraC family transcriptional regulator, producing MNKHSPVKKTVKDMYYFPFLVKDFPFFIVNAINPAVGAKYYHFHPFILEFHYIRSGNGYYFIKDKSYAFKNKSLLIIHGQDIHAYIKGENPSQITKTTLYFTNSLFKDYLSLQPFIKSILNCHENFPHHICLSEKEASDMELILHMLDKEWERKRDNYREVIKSLLITFLELIKRSMSNKKKNISSSEEHNPIIDEVLDYIDKHFKEHITLSDVSKHVGYSHHRVSHLFKKFTGLGFKEFIANRRVTEAKHILETDNNKKIIAISYEVGFSNLGVFNWNFKRLTDTTPSRYRKLYTSISR